From the Thermodesulfobacteriota bacterium genome, one window contains:
- a CDS encoding HAD hydrolase family protein: MGFEKDLAKAREKAKRIKLFAHDVHGVLTPNTFFCDIEGRRKYAFWHMDGFGDLSLTANGIQIAFLDTTSIDEEGLFRARELKLDKFYFRVKDKVAKLEELKRELNLSDQEVGYIGCEITDLPLLKRVGFAVATADAIDEVKEVADYITTAPGGRGPIRETCEFILRSMGKWEEWVEKVTRMGYK; the protein is encoded by the coding sequence ATGGGATTCGAAAAAGACCTCGCAAAGGCGAGAGAGAAGGCCAAGAGGATCAAATTGTTCGCCCACGATGTCCACGGCGTCCTCACCCCGAACACCTTCTTCTGCGATATCGAAGGCCGACGGAAGTATGCCTTCTGGCACATGGACGGGTTTGGCGATCTCTCCCTGACGGCCAATGGAATCCAGATCGCGTTTTTGGATACGACCTCCATCGATGAGGAGGGGCTCTTCCGCGCCAGGGAATTAAAACTCGATAAATTCTACTTCCGGGTGAAAGATAAAGTGGCAAAACTGGAGGAGTTAAAACGTGAGCTGAACCTCAGCGACCAAGAGGTGGGTTACATCGGTTGCGAAATCACGGACCTCCCCCTCCTGAAAAGGGTCGGATTCGCTGTGGCCACAGCCGATGCCATCGATGAAGTGAAGGAGGTCGCCGACTACATCACCACCGCACCCGGAGGTCGAGGGCCAATCCGGGAGACCTGTGAATTCATCCTCCGTTCGATGGGAAAATGGGAAGAGTGGGTCGAAAAGGTGACCCGCATGGGATACAAATGA
- a CDS encoding flavin reductase family protein produces MWHYRDVIFGELPCIVTFVSVEAGGKHNLMTASGMFVSDSPPLIAISISKESTTHRLIPKAKEFVVNLASTHQVDLAEKLGAIHGESIDKLKTFKINTEPASTIKGSMITDCFANLECKLVNSVKEGDYILYVGKVVAHKIRPKLKPLIWFENRYYQLGKKLG; encoded by the coding sequence ATGTGGCATTATAGAGATGTAATTTTTGGAGAACTTCCCTGCATCGTCACCTTTGTGAGCGTCGAAGCAGGGGGGAAACATAATCTCATGACGGCTTCGGGGATGTTTGTCTCGGATTCCCCTCCCCTGATCGCCATCAGCATCTCCAAGGAGAGCACCACCCATCGCCTCATCCCCAAGGCCAAGGAATTCGTCGTGAACCTCGCCTCCACCCATCAGGTCGACCTGGCCGAGAAGTTAGGGGCGATCCACGGAGAATCCATCGACAAATTGAAGACATTTAAGATCAACACCGAGCCTGCCTCTACGATCAAAGGAAGCATGATCACCGATTGTTTCGCCAATCTCGAATGTAAACTGGTGAATTCGGTGAAGGAGGGCGACTATATCCTCTACGTCGGGAAGGTCGTCGCCCACAAGATCCGACCCAAGTTGAAACCCTTGATCTGGTTCGAAAATCGCTACTACCAACTGGGGAAAAAGCTGGGCTGA
- the ppcB gene encoding phenylphosphate carboxylase subunit beta, with product MDLREFIAKCEAVGELKRIKAEVDWDLEISHIAKLVEEKSGPALLFENVKGYTSPVLTGAFGTTKRLAIILGKDPSLSMVQLTKEWVNVAVKEVIKAKEQKDGPIFENVLEGDKVDTFAFPSPRFYELDGGRYFGTAVFMVLQDPESGDINLGTYRMGILDDKTVGVQILKGKKGDRILKKYAKAGKKMPACAIIGGDPLHVLAGAATTVKAKSGYDVVSSLRGEPVEIVKAPLTGLPIPAAAEIVLEGEIDPKNLRNEGPFGEYTGYYTEELIKPIPKPALDVKRIYHRNNPILWETSVGRPVGDQHILYAFTRNASLWTELAKMEIPGIKSVYTLPEASGRFIVVVSVEQMYPGHADQVAAAVIASNTGMYGVKMVIIVDHDIEADDLPRVWWALGTRYNPQRGTQIIHRGRSTPLDPSLGPEDNKFITSRIILDATIPFEWTVKPTEIKLSEAMLAKVKSRWKEYGFED from the coding sequence ATGGACCTCAGGGAATTTATCGCTAAATGTGAAGCGGTCGGGGAATTAAAACGGATCAAGGCCGAGGTGGATTGGGACCTCGAGATCTCCCATATCGCCAAGCTCGTGGAAGAGAAAAGCGGACCGGCCCTGCTTTTTGAAAACGTCAAGGGATATACCAGCCCCGTTCTGACCGGCGCTTTCGGAACGACCAAAAGGCTCGCCATCATCCTGGGAAAGGACCCCTCCCTTTCCATGGTCCAGCTCACCAAGGAATGGGTCAATGTGGCCGTCAAGGAAGTGATTAAGGCCAAGGAGCAGAAAGATGGGCCCATCTTCGAAAACGTCCTCGAGGGAGACAAGGTGGATACCTTTGCTTTCCCCTCCCCCAGATTCTATGAGCTCGATGGGGGTCGGTATTTCGGGACCGCGGTCTTCATGGTGTTGCAGGACCCCGAGTCCGGCGATATCAATCTCGGAACCTACCGGATGGGGATCCTCGATGATAAGACGGTGGGCGTCCAGATCCTGAAGGGGAAAAAAGGGGACCGCATCTTGAAAAAGTATGCCAAGGCGGGCAAAAAGATGCCCGCTTGTGCCATCATCGGGGGAGACCCCCTCCACGTCCTGGCCGGTGCGGCCACCACGGTGAAGGCGAAGAGTGGTTACGACGTGGTGAGCTCTTTACGAGGGGAACCCGTCGAGATCGTCAAGGCCCCCCTGACGGGGCTCCCCATCCCTGCGGCCGCGGAGATCGTTCTCGAAGGGGAGATCGATCCGAAAAACCTCCGAAACGAAGGCCCCTTCGGAGAATATACCGGTTATTACACGGAGGAATTGATCAAACCCATCCCGAAGCCCGCTCTCGACGTAAAACGGATCTATCATCGAAACAACCCCATCCTCTGGGAAACGAGCGTGGGCAGGCCCGTCGGAGACCAGCATATCCTCTATGCCTTCACGAGGAACGCCAGCCTCTGGACCGAACTGGCCAAGATGGAGATCCCTGGAATCAAATCGGTCTACACCCTGCCCGAGGCCTCCGGCCGATTTATCGTGGTCGTCTCCGTGGAGCAGATGTATCCAGGTCATGCCGATCAGGTGGCAGCTGCGGTGATCGCGAGCAACACAGGAATGTACGGGGTGAAAATGGTGATCATCGTCGATCACGACATCGAGGCCGACGACCTCCCCCGGGTATGGTGGGCCCTCGGGACGCGTTATAACCCTCAGCGGGGCACCCAGATCATCCACCGCGGACGATCGACCCCCCTCGATCCTTCCCTCGGGCCGGAGGACAATAAATTTATCACCTCCCGGATCATCCTCGACGCCACCATCCCCTTTGAGTGGACGGTCAAGCCGACGGAAATCAAGCTTTCGGAAGCGATGCTGGCCAAGGTGAAGTCCCGATGGAAGGAGTACGGGTTTGAGGATTGA